From one Dysidea avara chromosome 9, odDysAvar1.4, whole genome shotgun sequence genomic stretch:
- the LOC136265470 gene encoding peroxisomal N(1)-acetyl-spermine/spermidine oxidase-like — protein MSTSCSETGLTKRVIIVGAGIAGIAAAREICKDDRFNVVILEASNRAGGRMFTRKIDNTPVEFGATFIHGAGEHNVIYQLAKHYGMISDDRRENPEMWDKSTLSAVLTNGEAISSEVVMKYWNMFSNLADDIEGTNNSSTWASMYNDLYSYLVAEFTKRSSGDALDVAKTPPYVKSMFDTFVNWLTISEGGNHCRGIGINGSYRSLPGDREVRFENIYSYGYLIQKLVDTLPDCIHCNTEVLSINTENNPALITCKNGCQYEADHVIVTVPLGVLKKRCLDENLSPNEQSLFIPALPAEKQIAIRSIGFAQVGKVVLQFDQEITSKYSLLPLMILWRPDDKHDPVINKKFPWANELFLLERIQNSNLYESWVTGSAVACVEQASKEEIIEAFTYILSKVFKHHIPKIVDVHMHKWQSDPLFNGCYTVHLADVNTSANITKLREPLNNNQVLFAGEATTEEYYSTVHGAYLTGIREAKRLMEFV, from the coding sequence ATGAGTACCAGTTGTAGCGAGACCGGATTAACGAAGAGAGTAATCATCGTTGGTGCTGGAATAGCTGGCATCGCTGCTGCGAGGGAAATTTGTAAAGACGATCGATTCAATGTCGTTATTCTAGAGGCTTCAAATAGAGCCGGTGGGCGAATGTTTACTAGAAAAATAGACAATACTCCGGTAGAATTCGGAGCCACATTCATTCATGGCGCTGGAGAGCACAACGTTATCTACCAGCTGGCCAAACACTATGGCATGATATCCGATGACAGGAGAGAAAATCCGGAGATGTGGGACAAATCAACTCTTTCTGCTGTTCTGACTAATGGAGAGGCAATATCCAGTGAAGTTGTAATGAAATATTGGAACATGTTCTCTAACTTAGCTGATGATATTGAAGGCACCAATAACTCTTCCACCTGGGCTAGTATGTACAATGACTTGTACAGCTACTTGGTTGCTGAATTCACAAAACGTTCCTCTGGTGATGCTTTGGATGTAGCGAAGACTCCCCCTTATGTGAAGAGCATGTTTGATACATTTGTTAACTGGCTGACAATATCAGAAGGTGGGAACCATTGCAGAGGTATTGGCATCAATGGAAGCTACCGTAGCTTGCCTGGAGATCGTGAGGTCAGATTTGAAAACATCTACTCTTATGGCTACTTGATACAAAAATTGGTGGACACTCTACCCGATTGTATCCACTGCAACACAGAGGTGTTAAGCATTAATACAGAAAACAATCCTGCATTGATCACATGTAAAAATGGATGCCAGTATGAAGCTGATCATGTGATCGTCACTGTTCCACTTGGTGTGCTAAAGAAACGTTGTCTGGATGAGAACTTGTCACCAAACGAACAATCATTGTTCATACCTGCATTACCTGCTGAGAAACAAATAGCCATTCGAAGTATTGGCTTTGCCCAAGTTGGAAAAGTTGTACTGCAGTTTGACCAGGAGATCACCAGTAAATACAGTCTACTTCCACTAATGATCTTATGGCGCCCAGATGACAAACATGATCCAGTAATAAACAAGAAATTTCCTTGGGCAAATGAACTGTTTCTGCTGGAAAGGATTCAAAACTCCAATCTGTATGAGTCGTGGGTAACTGGAAGTGCTGTGGCTTGTGTTGAGCAGGCCAGCAAGGAAGAGATTATAGAAGCATTTACTTACATTCTCAGCAAAGTGTTCAAACATCATATTCCCAAGATAGTGGATGTTCACATGCACAAATGGCAGTCAGATCCTTTATTCAATGGTTGTTACACTGTACACCTTGCTGATGTAAACACATCGGCTAATATAACAAAATTGAGAGAGCCACTAAACAACAATCAGGTACTGTTTGCTGGAGAAGCTACCACTGAAGAGTACTACTCTACAGTTCATGGTGCTTATTTGACTGGAATCCGAGAGGCAAAACGATTAATGGAATTTGTATAA
- the LOC136265477 gene encoding probable di-N-acetylchitobiase 2 — translation MDSVKPISIFLILVMSLFCIDPASCALVAFSGAGCKGYETWNWTAITHLSFWTAPPDSVRAVARQHGVRLFQDAHLPDKSTWTSSSSRKQFAQEKVQQVKTTKLDGVFFDYEGNHLSSDEKKGYTELAKEVTAALKPYNASLFVCVGGRPTYELRDYDYKGLSENSEFLFIMGYDMNFWDDYTCVTHQTCSPAEAPTKDIKAGIEQYLQDVSGDKLVLGLPWYGMNYEKVVGVLYQMNQIDYSDVLGVFDDDKISHKSYDDGSDTWIAECKNTCVDKSKGNVIWYDDAKSLTPKYKLARDHKLHGVGMWKADSLPTSASHSEECKDMWKAISLWDV, via the coding sequence ATGGATTCCGTTAAACCGATAAGCATATTTTTAATCCTGGTTATGTCATTGTTTTGTATCGATCCAGCAAGTTGCGCATTGGTAGCTTTCAGCGGGGCAGGCTGCAAGGGCTATGAAACATGGAATTGGACAGCCATCACCCACCTGAGTTTCTGGACCGCACCCCCGGACAGTGTGAGGGCCGTGGCGAGGCAACACGGCGTGCGACTTTTTCAGGATGCTCATCTACCCGACAAAAGCACGTGGACAAGCAGCTCATCCCGGAAACAGTTTGCCCAAGAGAAGGTGCAACAGGTGAAGACAACCAAACTAGATGGAGTGTTTTTTGACTATGAGGGCAACCACCTCAGTTCCGACGAAAAAAAAGGCTACACTGAACTGGCTAAAGAAGTCACAGCAGCCCTCAAGCCATACAATgctagtttgtttgtttgtgttggTGGTCGGCCCACTTACGAGCTGCGTGACTATGATTACAAAGGTCTGTCGGAAAATTCTGAGTTTCTCTTTATCATGGGATATGATATGAACTTTTGGGATGATTACACATGTGTGACACATCAAACATGCTCACCAGCTGAAGCACCAACCAAGGATATCAAAGCTGGCATAGAACAGTATCTACAAGATGTATCTGGTGACAAGCTGGTGCTTGGGTTGCCATGGTATGGGATGAACTATGAAAAGGTTGTTGGTGTACTTTATCAGATGAATCAGATTGACTACAGTGATGTTTTGGGTGTTTTTGATGATGACAAAATCAGCCATAAATCCTACGATGATGGTTCTGACACTTGGATAGCTGAATGCAAAAATACGTGCGTTGACAAGAGCAAGGGAAACGTTATATGGTATGATGACGCTAAGTCTCTAACTCCCAAGTACAAGCTTGCTAGGGACCACAAACTGCATGGTGTAGGCATGTGGAAAGCAGACAGCCTTCCTACAAGTGCTTCACATTCCGAGGAATGTAAAGATATGTGGAAAGCCATTTCACTGTGGGATGTCTAA